A window of the Kosakonia sp. BYX6 genome harbors these coding sequences:
- the purF gene encoding amidophosphoribosyltransferase encodes MCGIVGIAGFMPVNQSIYDALTVLQHRGQDAAGIITIDANNCFRLRKANGMVSDVFEARHMQRMQGNMGIGHVRYPTAGSSSASEAQPFYVNSPYGITLAHNGNLTNAHELRKKLFEEKRRHINTTSDSEILLNIFASELDNFRHYPLEADNIFAAIAATNRQIRGAYACVAMIIGHGMVAFRDPNGIRPLVLGKRDLGDGRTEYMVASESVALDTLGFEFLRDVAPGEAVYITEKGQLFSRQCAENPVSNPCLFEYVYFARPDSFIDKISVYSARVNMGTKLGEKIAREWEDLDIDVVIPIPETSCDIALEIARILGKPYRQGFVKNRYVGRTFIMPGQQLRRKSVRRKLNANRAEFRDKNVLLVDDSIVRGTTSEQIIEMAREAGAKKVYLASAAPEIRFPNVYGIDMPTANELIAHGREVDEIRQIIGADGLIFQDLNDLIDAVRAENPDIQQFECSVFNGIYVTKDVDQQYLDYLDSLRNDDAKAVQRQNEVESLEMHNEG; translated from the coding sequence ATGTGCGGTATTGTCGGTATCGCCGGTTTTATGCCGGTAAACCAGTCGATTTATGACGCGTTGACGGTGCTCCAGCACCGTGGGCAGGATGCTGCGGGCATCATCACCATTGATGCCAATAACTGTTTCCGTCTGCGTAAAGCGAACGGCATGGTCAGTGATGTGTTCGAAGCCCGCCATATGCAGCGTATGCAAGGCAATATGGGGATTGGTCACGTACGTTATCCAACCGCTGGCAGTTCCAGCGCTTCCGAAGCGCAACCGTTTTACGTTAACTCCCCCTATGGCATCACGCTGGCGCATAACGGCAATCTGACCAATGCGCACGAACTGCGTAAAAAGCTGTTCGAAGAGAAGCGTCGCCACATTAACACCACTTCTGATTCTGAAATCCTGCTCAATATTTTCGCCAGCGAGCTGGATAACTTCCGCCACTATCCGCTGGAAGCAGACAACATTTTTGCTGCCATTGCTGCGACGAATCGCCAGATTCGCGGCGCTTACGCCTGCGTAGCGATGATTATCGGCCACGGCATGGTCGCTTTCCGCGATCCGAACGGCATTCGCCCGCTGGTGCTCGGCAAGCGCGATCTCGGCGACGGTCGCACCGAATACATGGTGGCCTCTGAAAGCGTGGCGCTTGATACGCTGGGCTTTGAGTTCCTGCGTGATGTCGCGCCGGGTGAAGCGGTGTACATCACCGAAAAAGGCCAACTGTTCAGCCGCCAGTGCGCGGAAAACCCGGTCAGCAACCCGTGCCTGTTTGAGTACGTTTACTTTGCACGCCCGGACTCGTTCATCGACAAAATTTCCGTTTACAGCGCCCGTGTGAATATGGGCACCAAGCTTGGCGAGAAAATTGCCCGCGAGTGGGAAGATCTGGATATTGATGTGGTCATCCCAATCCCGGAAACATCCTGCGATATCGCACTGGAAATCGCCCGCATTCTTGGCAAACCCTACCGGCAGGGCTTTGTGAAAAACCGTTATGTTGGCCGTACGTTTATCATGCCAGGCCAGCAACTGCGCCGTAAGTCAGTGCGTCGCAAACTGAACGCCAACCGCGCAGAGTTCCGCGATAAAAACGTGCTGCTGGTGGATGACTCCATCGTGCGCGGCACCACGTCCGAGCAGATCATCGAAATGGCGCGTGAAGCCGGTGCGAAGAAAGTGTATCTCGCCTCTGCGGCACCGGAAATTCGTTTCCCGAATGTGTACGGCATTGATATGCCGACCGCCAATGAATTGATCGCGCACGGTCGCGAAGTGGATGAAATCCGCCAGATCATCGGCGCTGACGGCCTGATTTTCCAGGATCTCAACGATCTGATTGACGCAGTACGCGCCGAGAATCCAGACATTCAGCAGTTCGAATGTTCGGTGTTTAATGGTATCTACGTCACGAAAGATGTTGATCAGCAATACCTTGATTATCTCGACTCCCTGCGTAATGACGATGCCAAAGCGGTACAGCGTCAGAACGAAGTGGAAAGTTTAGAGATGCATAACGAAGGTTAA
- a CDS encoding UbiX family flavin prenyltransferase yields the protein MKRLIVGISGASGAIYGVRLLQVLRDVAEVETHLVMSQAARQTLSLETDLSLRDIQSLADVVHDARDIAASISSGSFKTAGMVILPCSIKTLSGIVNSYTDSLLTRAADVVLKERRPLVLCVRETPLHLGHLRLMTQAAELGAMIMPPVPAFYHRPQSLQDVIDQTVNRVLDQFDIELPQDLFTRWQGGDATK from the coding sequence ATGAAACGACTCATAGTGGGGATCTCAGGTGCCAGCGGCGCGATTTACGGCGTGCGTTTGTTACAAGTGCTGCGCGACGTAGCCGAGGTCGAAACCCATCTGGTGATGAGTCAGGCCGCTCGCCAAACACTCTCCCTGGAAACGGATTTATCCCTGCGTGACATTCAGTCACTGGCGGATGTGGTGCATGACGCCCGCGATATCGCCGCCAGCATCTCCTCCGGTTCCTTCAAAACCGCCGGCATGGTCATCCTGCCATGCTCGATCAAAACCCTTTCCGGTATTGTTAACAGTTACACCGACAGCCTGCTGACCCGCGCGGCGGATGTCGTGCTGAAAGAGCGCAGGCCGCTGGTGTTGTGTGTGCGTGAAACGCCGTTGCATCTTGGTCACCTGCGTTTGATGACCCAGGCGGCCGAATTAGGTGCCATGATTATGCCGCCGGTTCCGGCGTTTTATCACCGCCCGCAGAGCTTACAAGATGTGATTGATCAAACGGTTAACCGTGTGCTGGATCAGTTTGATATCGAACTGCCGCAAGATTTATTTACACGCTGGCAGGGGGGTGATGCCACAAAATAG
- the argT gene encoding lysine/arginine/ornithine ABC transporter substrate-binding protein ArgT, whose translation MKKTVLALSLLLGLSATASVYAALPQTVRIGTDATYAPFSSKDAKGDFVGFDIDLGNEMCKRVQVKCTWVGSDFDALIPSLKAKKIDAIISSLSITEKRQQEIAFSDKLYAADSRLIAAKGSPIQPTLDSLKGKHVGVLQGSTQEGYANDNWRSKGIDVVAYQNQDLIYSDLAAGRLDAAFQDEVAASEGFLKQPAGKEFAFAGPAVKDKKYFGDGTGIGLRKDDTELKAAFDKAFAELRKDGTYDKLAKKYFDFNVYGD comes from the coding sequence ATGAAGAAGACGGTTCTCGCTCTGTCTTTACTGCTCGGCCTGTCCGCGACAGCCAGCGTTTATGCAGCGCTTCCCCAGACGGTGCGTATCGGTACTGATGCGACATACGCGCCATTCTCATCGAAAGATGCGAAAGGGGACTTCGTGGGTTTTGATATCGATCTTGGCAATGAAATGTGCAAACGCGTACAGGTGAAATGCACCTGGGTCGGTAGCGATTTCGATGCGCTGATCCCGTCGCTGAAAGCGAAGAAAATCGATGCCATCATCTCCTCTTTATCAATTACGGAAAAACGTCAGCAAGAGATTGCCTTCTCTGACAAGCTCTACGCCGCGGATTCCCGCTTGATTGCCGCCAAAGGCTCACCGATTCAGCCAACGCTGGACTCGCTGAAAGGCAAACACGTTGGCGTGCTGCAAGGCTCAACGCAGGAAGGTTATGCCAACGACAACTGGCGTAGCAAAGGCATTGATGTCGTGGCCTACCAGAACCAGGATCTGATTTACTCTGACCTCGCAGCCGGTCGTCTCGACGCCGCGTTCCAGGATGAAGTTGCCGCCAGCGAAGGCTTTCTGAAACAACCTGCGGGCAAAGAGTTTGCTTTCGCGGGCCCAGCCGTGAAAGACAAAAAATACTTCGGCGACGGCACCGGTATTGGTCTGCGCAAAGACGATACCGAGCTGAAAGCCGCCTTCGACAAAGCGTTTGCCGAGCTACGTAAAGACGGCACCTACGACAAACTCGCCAAGAAATACTTCGACTTTAACGTCTACGGCGATTAA